The Miscanthus floridulus cultivar M001 chromosome 6, ASM1932011v1, whole genome shotgun sequence genomic interval GTTGTTCAAATGATATTTAACTATGGTGTCACTGCTGGAAATTGCAAAACTTTCATATTAGTGCTCTTTTGGCCCTATGCACACATCTGCAGAATAATGTGGTTACATATTTGCTTAAGAATGCAGCTCTGAACAGTTGTTAGCTCATTATTATTTGCGAAGAGATATAGTTAAAGTAGAGCCAGTATACGGAGACAGATATCTTTGTGCATATGATCGCTGAATGCCTGCGAAAATAAGATATACTGATCCAAGAAAACTTTAGTGAAGCCAAAAACAACCTAGAAAACTGCACCGGCTGTCAAGAAATGTTTCTTGTaaccctggtaaaggaggaggattgtgataggcgtggcgagtcaacgttaaatctagctattctaatggagatgaaacccgaaagaaaactaTTGGGgagtaaccctcttagcgacgcgccatattggaacccgggtatggtgttaaatggacAAGGGCCGGGTCGGCACCCCCTTGGTGACGCGCCGTATCACGATCTgagcatggtgtcaagtgagcaaggatcgggtcgtcgcttccttagtggcgcgctacatcggcgctcGGGTATAGTGAAAAATGaacaagggtcttcacatctgagtcgacgggtgcgaagggatgtagggtcgcttacaggtaagttaagagaattagttgataccgcgactaggaggcgtgtaaatatattatgcgttcaaaaGACTAAATGGAAGAgttagaaggcgaaggaggtggacaatacaggttttaagctttggtacacagggacagtcgcgactagaaatagagtaggagttttgattgataagagcctcaagaatggtgtggtgggagtgagaaggcaatgagatgggattatcttagtcaagcttgtcgttggtgatatggtcttgaacgtaattagtgcgtatacccccaagtaggcctcgacgagagtgctaagagataaCTCTAGAAAGACTTAGATgacctgattagagctgtacctaatagtgagaagctttttataggaggagatcttaatgggcatgtaggtactacaagcgcaggtttcgaggcagatcatggaggttttggatatggtagtaggaatcaggagggggaggaagttatgaacttcgcggtagcttttgacctgatgatagccaacactttctttagaaagagagaatctcatctagtgaccttcagtagcggataaCACTCTAGCCgaattgactttgtcctcacaagaagaaaggacaaacgagcatgcttgggttgtaaggtgatactaggggagtgtgttatttctcaacataagcttttggtggtagactttcgttttcaggtgcgtgcccatagggataaacaagctaagattgaaagaataaagtggtggaaattgaaaagAAAgatgtcagaggtattcagggaaagggttatcaaagagggctcttggaaagaagaagatgacataaacaacatatgggagaagatggcaaccaacattcgaaaggtggcctcagaggtgtgtgaagtaactaaaggaagtggaggcgaggctaaagatacttggtggtaaaacgaggaagtccaaaaggctattaaggagaagaaagaatgttatagacgcttgtaccatgacaggagtgtggacaacatagataagtacaaggtgacaaagaagactgcaaagcgagctgtaagtgtggcaaagggtagaatgtacgaggatctttaccaacatttgagtacgaaagGAAGGAGAGAAAGACAtatataggatggctagggttcatgagagaaagacaagggacttcaatcaAGTTAAGTAcattaaggatgaaagagagcatctcttggtgaaggaggatgagatccgacatcgatggcaagagtattttgacaaattgttcaatggtgagaatacggacacaacctttcagttggatgactcttttgatgacaccaatagacgctttatgcagagaatccaagaatctgagatcagagaggcgttgaaaaggatgaaaggaggtaaggcgataggaccagatggtatcccaatcaaggtatggagatgcctcagggacatagctatagtatggctaatcaagctattcaaccatatttttcgatcgaacaagatgcctgacgagtgaaggagaagtatattggtaccaatctaaaagaataaaggggatattcaaagttgtactaattatcggggaattaagttgatgagccatactatgaagctatgggcagagttatcgagcatcgcttgagagcaataacgcaggtctctatgaaccaatttagtttcatgcccgaaaggtcaaccatggaagtcattttcttaataagacaagttatggagcggtatagggagaagaagaaggacctacacatggtttttattgacttggagaaggcttatgataaaataccaaggaatattatgtagtgggctttggacaaatataaagtcctaacgaagtacgtcgggatcattaaggacatgtacaacaatgttgtgactagtgtttgaacaagtgatggagacacggatgacttcccgattaggataggactacatcaagggtcagctttgagtccttatctatttgccttagtgatggatgaggtcacaagggacatacaaggggacatcccttggtataTGCTTTTCGTGgacaatgtagtgctagttgatgaaagccagataggaatgaatcagaaactagagttatggcaggagactttggagtccaaaggttttagactcagtagaactaaaactgagtatataagatatgacttcggcactactactcggaaggagaaagatattagtttggaaggtcaagtagtgcataggaaggatacctttcgatatttaggatcaatgctacaaagagacggggatattgatgaagatgtttgacatagaatcaaagcagggtggatgaagtggcgccaatcatttggtgtcctatgtgacaaaagggtaccacaaaagctaaaagacaagttttataagacgacgattagacctgctatgttgtatggtgcagaatattggcctatgaaaagacgacatgttcaacagataagtgtcgcggaaatgcgtatgttgcgttggatttgcggtcatacaagaagggatcgagttcggaacgatgatatacgtgatagattaggggtagcaccaattaaaaaaaagcttgtccaacaccggctgagatggtttggacatgttcaACGGAGACcatcagaggcaccggtgcgtagtgaaattcctaagccaggatagtaacgtgaagagaggcagaggaagatcgaagttgacttgggtagagacaataaaagaagacttgaaatgatgtaatatacccaaagacttagccttagataggagtgcttgaaaaataactattcacgtgtctgaaccttaattgcttctgctgggtttcaactctaacctATACCAACTCGTTTTggatttaaaggctttgttgttgttgttgaggttcCATGTACCACCTACATTTTACACAAAGCTTTGGAGCATCTTAGCTCGCTAAAGCTAGACATCCTGccaccaaatctgtcttgattgaTTGGACTCTTTTCAAGTGATAGATCTGCTTCGTGGATCTTGAAACTCGTTAAGCTCGTCCAGGATGAGTTGGTGCTGATATTCACATCTGCAGCTTGTTAGTCGAGACCTGAAAAATCATCAGCCGTGTTCTCTATTAGTATAAGAATGTTGTGCAAAATTCCATGATTTGTGTCAAGTTTAGCATTGAGTCAGGTCACACACTCGCACTTGCTGACTGTTTTTATGTTTCAGCTTCATTTCTCCCTGCAGTATGAGTCCTGTTGCCACCACCATCCAAAAACTGATTGCTTTCGGTTTGTGCTGAAGAGGGCACACTAAAATGCTGGTTCTCAGCCTGGAATCATTGTGAAATTTGGATATAAGAGATCCAGACAAGAATTGGTGAAGATCTTTTCATCTACTTTTATACTATTTGTGAAATGCTACCTGCACGATAGTCTGCAATTGAGGATCTCCTGTATTTGCTCCCTGTTGAGCTTCATTATTCAGGCTCTGCTGCTGCTGAGTCGCTATGCCGTGCTGTTGCTCCTGCACCATGTTAGGCATGACGGCTGAAACTTGAGGTGCCGGGTTTGGCCAAACAGGAAGACCCGCCAAAGATGGGAATGGCTGTATGCTAGATGCTGAGGGATGGATTGGTTGCCCTGGGACTCCAAACATCGGCATCGTGTTTCTGCCAGGCATTCCAAGACCTTGTGGTGGCGTGCCTGGGATCATTGAACAAGGGAAGTGAGCACCAGGCATGGGCGGAAATGGAACCGCTGCTGTGCTGTTCATATCGAGGACACCCATCCCATAATCCAATCCCATGCCGAGATGAGGGAAATGAGCAATTGGAGGAATTTGCAAGTGCTGCATGGTTGGTGGCAGCAGCATGGGAGGAATGCACAGTCCACTTCCCATGGACATCATCTGTGTGTCAAAGATAACCACCATCTTGTCAGTGCATTTATGTTTGCATTTATATGAAAGAATCATGCTACATTTCGAATTAGGCCCTGTTTGATGGACATGTATCCAtttcaatccatatgtgttggagtggattggcatggaacttagtttaatttcactccaacacatatggattgagacaAATATatgcacatccaaacaaggccttacttGGTTTTAATGTACCTGAACTTGAAGCTGGAGGGTTTTGAGGTACTCAATCGCTTCATCCAGCATGGAGGCTTTGTCAATCTGCAAAAAGATGATACATCTGTTGCTACCAGTTTACCAAATGCCTTCGGATTCAAGTGGTGGATAAGGAAGTAAAGATGATAGAAATGGATTGCCATACCTTGTTGCAGTTGGGGATGAGCTCTTGGAGGGCGCGCATTTTTTCATTGATCCTGTCCCTTCTCCTCTGCAGGTTTGTTGCATTACAATGCGATCAGTTCAATTGCAGCTCGAGCTTGAGAGTCAGGAATGAGCCTGTACGGAGATCGATTGCATGCTTACCCTTTCGGACAAATTGTGCACCTCCGCGGTGCGGCCGCGCTTCGTAGCTCTGCTGCCTGATCTTCGCATCCCACCGGACTCATCATCAAGATCCTGAAGAAAACCAGTTTTATTAATTATTAGCAGTACAAGGTGTGCGCAGTCAGATACTCAACTGCTATCTCACATCCTCTGCTTACATCATCTTGACTTGCAGAACACTCGGCCTGACTCTTCCTCTTTTGTTGGCGCCAGGACTCGTCATTTCCTATTCCAGCACCATTGCCGGAGCAGACCGATGAAGTAGCGACTGCAACCTCAGAAGCCTTCCTGGTCTCAACTTTTTTCTGCGGAGTCATCTCCCGGGGCATCTCTTGCTGCAGGTTACCAGCCGTCGGTGCTGCTGCGCGTGAAAACCGCACCTCCTTGGATTGTGACCACGGCGTCCTCTGGTCCGTGAACACAGGGGCAGTTCTTGGTCCACTGGCCGACTGTAGAACCGTCGGCTCCGCTCGGGTGCTCGTGGTGACATTGGACGCCTTGTCTGTGCCTGTCTGTGGTGGCCTCTGCAGGCTTGCTCGCGCCATGGCTGCTGGCCTAGAGAAGAGGGAGAAATTCATCAAGCCCTCTCCGCCGCTCTCCGGCCGATGTTTCCTGGTGGCCGCGAACTCAGCTTGTGGCTCAGGCCTGCTGGCTGGACCTGGTACTGGTATGCGGTGGGTTTCCTTTGAGGGTTCTGGTCCTCTGCTGGTGGTGGCTACCGGGGTGCTTCTGTTGTTGCCGGTGTGCTGGACTGGTGGTGGCAGAGCGCTGAggttcgtcgccgccgccgccgctgcaactGCCGCTGCATGGAGCTCCGAGAAGAAATCTGGGCTGTAGCTCTCTGCGAGGGCAGGTGCGGCGCTGTCTTCTTCGACGATGGGGTAGTGGATCCAGGGTACGCTGTCATCAAGATCACCGTTGTCACGGGTGGCGTCTAGGCCGGAAGAGAAGTCGCCAAAGAGGCCTCCCGTCTTCAACAGCGCCACTGGGTCGGTACCTGGCTGCTTTTCTTGAGCTCTGCTGCTGCTGGCAGCTCCGCGAGTGAAGGGCGGGAAGGCGGCCTGGGGCTGCTTCCTCCTCCCGTGCACCACCGCCTGCCCGTTCTCCCATAGCAGCTCGGCAAACTCGTTGCTGTCGGACCTGCACCACGCGCACATGCATGCAATCAGCGCTGTATTAAGGAAGCAAGAACCGATCAATAGACAAGCTTCAGCTTGAATGAAATGGGATCGCTCACATCTCGGCGCGGGGAGCTTGGTGGATGAGCGCGAAGAGCCCGCGGCAAGCGGGAGAGGACGACAGCAGGACACGCTTGATGAAGGTGAGCAAACAACTGGGAACAGACGTCGATCGGTGGCTCGGTGCAACACGCAACAGCAGGTTTCGCTGTTGATCGAACGCGACGGCTAATGGAtttgcttctgctgctgctgcttgttcctCAGAAGCTCAGCCTTAGGTGTCTTGGCTACAGGATCGGAGGAAGGTTGGGAGCTCTCGCCCTCTATCGGTCTTGGTAGAGAAGGGGTAGTTAACAGCGAGCGGGAGGGCGGCTGCACTGTTGCCCTGCGGGAGTGCTAAAGCCTGTTTATTTAGGCTGTGTTTGACTGATAAATCATGATTAAAAATACTATAAATTAATTTAgtgagagagaaaaatattatccgTTCGTTGAAAAAATACTACTTAGGAGGTGTTTGGTTTCctagactaaattttagtctatgtcacatcgaatgtttggatgctatttaggagaactaaatatgagttaattataaaactaattacacagatggagactaatttacgagacgaattcattaagcctaattaattcgtcattagcacatatttactgtagcacaacattgtcaaatcatggactaattaggcttaaaaaattcgtctcgcaaattagccacaatctatgcaattagttatttttttcgtctatatttaatacttcatacatgtgtctaaacattcgatgggacagggactaaaattttcctgtaggaaccaaagACCCCCTAGAAGCCAGATAAATCCAAACCAACGGGGTGAAGGTGGGGGACCTGCATGGAAATGGACAACCAGATAAGTCGGGCAATGTGCAACAGCGGCCTAGGCGGTGCTCTGTACCGGCCCGCCCCAAAGGTAGTACGTGTGTATCCGTCCACTGTGCTTCCCACCGTATCTTCATTGTACTCTTCCTCTCTTGGATTTATGCTCCTCTCTCGTCCTAGTTAAGAGTTGGGTGCAACGGCAATTATTTTCTAGGCGCAGTTGGCTGCCACTGCCATACGCCCATACTAGTTCAATACTATGCTCTGTGGCTACTAGTACCTACTAGCAATAACCTTTGT includes:
- the LOC136458118 gene encoding transcription factor PHYTOCHROME INTERACTING FACTOR-LIKE 15-like isoform X3 is translated as MSDSNEFAELLWENGQAVVHGRRKQPQAAFPPFTRGAASSSRAQEKQPGTDPVALLKTGGLFGDFSSGLDATRDNGDLDDSVPWIHYPIVEEDSAAPALAESYSPDFFSELHAAAVAAAAAATNLSALPPPVQHTGNNRSTPVATTSRGPEPSKETHRIPVPGPASRPEPQAEFAATRKHRPESGGEGLMNFSLFSRPAAMARASLQRPPQTGTDKASNVTTSTRAEPTVLQSASGPRTAPVFTDQRTPWSQSKEVRFSRAAAPTAGNLQQEMPREMTPQKKVETRKASEVAVATSSVCSGNGAGIGNDESWRQQKRKSQAECSASQDDDLDDESGGMRRSGSRATKRGRTAEVHNLSERRRRDRINEKMRALQELIPNCNKIDKASMLDEAIEYLKTLQLQVQMMSMGSGLCIPPMLLPPTMQHLQIPPIAHFPHLGMGLDYGMGVLDMNSTAAVPFPPMPGAHFPCSMIPGTPPQGLGMPGRNTMPMFGVPGQPIHPSASSIQPFPSLAGLPVWPNPAPQVSAVMPNMVQEQQHGIATQQQQSLNNEAQQGANTGDPQLQTIVQVSTNKLQM
- the LOC136458118 gene encoding transcription factor PHYTOCHROME INTERACTING FACTOR-LIKE 15-like isoform X1, which codes for MCAWCRSDSNEFAELLWENGQAVVHGRRKQPQAAFPPFTRGAASSSRAQEKQPGTDPVALLKTGGLFGDFSSGLDATRDNGDLDDSVPWIHYPIVEEDSAAPALAESYSPDFFSELHAAAVAAAAAATNLSALPPPVQHTGNNRSTPVATTSRGPEPSKETHRIPVPGPASRPEPQAEFAATRKHRPESGGEGLMNFSLFSRPAAMARASLQRPPQTGTDKASNVTTSTRAEPTVLQSASGPRTAPVFTDQRTPWSQSKEVRFSRAAAPTAGNLQQEMPREMTPQKKVETRKASEVAVATSSVCSGNGAGIGNDESWRQQKRKSQAECSASQDDDLDDESGGMRRSGSRATKRGRTAEVHNLSERRRRDRINEKMRALQELIPNCNKIDKASMLDEAIEYLKTLQLQVQMMSMGSGLCIPPMLLPPTMQHLQIPPIAHFPHLGMGLDYGMGVLDMNSTAAVPFPPMPGAHFPCSMIPGTPPQGLGMPGRNTMPMFGVPGQPIHPSASSIQPFPSLAGLPVWPNPAPQVSAVMPNMVQEQQHGIATQQQQSLNNEAQQGANTGDPQLQTIVQAENQHFSVPSSAQTESNQFLDGGGNRTHTAGRNEAET
- the LOC136458118 gene encoding transcription factor PHYTOCHROME INTERACTING FACTOR-LIKE 15-like isoform X2, encoding MSDSNEFAELLWENGQAVVHGRRKQPQAAFPPFTRGAASSSRAQEKQPGTDPVALLKTGGLFGDFSSGLDATRDNGDLDDSVPWIHYPIVEEDSAAPALAESYSPDFFSELHAAAVAAAAAATNLSALPPPVQHTGNNRSTPVATTSRGPEPSKETHRIPVPGPASRPEPQAEFAATRKHRPESGGEGLMNFSLFSRPAAMARASLQRPPQTGTDKASNVTTSTRAEPTVLQSASGPRTAPVFTDQRTPWSQSKEVRFSRAAAPTAGNLQQEMPREMTPQKKVETRKASEVAVATSSVCSGNGAGIGNDESWRQQKRKSQAECSASQDDDLDDESGGMRRSGSRATKRGRTAEVHNLSERRRRDRINEKMRALQELIPNCNKIDKASMLDEAIEYLKTLQLQVQMMSMGSGLCIPPMLLPPTMQHLQIPPIAHFPHLGMGLDYGMGVLDMNSTAAVPFPPMPGAHFPCSMIPGTPPQGLGMPGRNTMPMFGVPGQPIHPSASSIQPFPSLAGLPVWPNPAPQVSAVMPNMVQEQQHGIATQQQQSLNNEAQQGANTGDPQLQTIVQAENQHFSVPSSAQTESNQFLDGGGNRTHTAGRNEAET